One Spinacia oleracea cultivar Varoflay chromosome 4, BTI_SOV_V1, whole genome shotgun sequence DNA segment encodes these proteins:
- the LOC110798077 gene encoding uncharacterized protein isoform X2, translating to MEDFERKVTISEEMETGNPNIKSFGEDSRSSILILLRKFLSIQQRRAEAYAKLRDGFAEYMISGKESTYQQLCSEITEEFSDCSKQVREMESQFLKPDCFRDDLARLLRAVQELEKLKLHLTLIMQVLKKAGRPSERLVTHENCRFKKAMHHECVHVQELTDAAGTEEAEADAEYDNAVKEAIVGVQEAVISINEHLEEVRIYL from the exons atGGAAGATTTCGAGAGGAAGGTGACAATTTCAGAGGAAATGGAAACTGGTAATCCCAATATCAAATCCTTTGGAGAAGATTCAAGATCGAGCATCCTTATTTTGCTTCGTAAGTTTCTCTCTATTCAGCAACGAAGAGCCGAAGCTTATGCCAAATTACGCGa TGGTTTTGCAGAGTACATGATCTCAGGGAAGGAGTCAACTTACCAACAGCTTTGCAGTGAGATCACAGAGGAGTTCAGTGATTGCTCTAAACAA GTCCGGGAGATGGAATCTCAATTTCTGAAGCCTGACTGCTTTAGAGATGATCTTGCTCGATTACTAAGGGCTGTTCAGGAACTGGAAAAGCTAAAACTTCATCTG ACTCTAATAATGCAGGTGTTGAAGAAGGCTGGGCGACCATCAGAACGACTTGTAACTCATGAGAATTGCAGGTTTAAGAAGGCAATGCATCATGAGTGTGTGCATGTCCAGGAGTTAACTGATGCTGCTGGAACTGAAGAAGCAGAAGCAGACGCAGAGTATGATAATGCTGTCAAGGAAGCCATTGTAGGCGTGCAGGAGGCTGTCATTTCTATAAATGAACACTTGGAAGAAGTTAG GATTTATCTATGA
- the LOC110798077 gene encoding uncharacterized protein isoform X1, with translation MEDFERKVTISEEMETGNPNIKSFGEDSRSSILILLRKFLSIQQRRAEAYAKLRDGFAEYMISGKESTYQQLCSEITEEFSDCSKQVREMESQFLKPDCFRDDLARLLRAVQELEKLKLHLTLIMQVLKKAGRPSERLVTHENCRFKKAMHHECVHVQELTDAAGTEEAEADAEYDNAVKEAIVGVQEAVISINEHLEEVRYEIAALESD, from the exons atGGAAGATTTCGAGAGGAAGGTGACAATTTCAGAGGAAATGGAAACTGGTAATCCCAATATCAAATCCTTTGGAGAAGATTCAAGATCGAGCATCCTTATTTTGCTTCGTAAGTTTCTCTCTATTCAGCAACGAAGAGCCGAAGCTTATGCCAAATTACGCGa TGGTTTTGCAGAGTACATGATCTCAGGGAAGGAGTCAACTTACCAACAGCTTTGCAGTGAGATCACAGAGGAGTTCAGTGATTGCTCTAAACAA GTCCGGGAGATGGAATCTCAATTTCTGAAGCCTGACTGCTTTAGAGATGATCTTGCTCGATTACTAAGGGCTGTTCAGGAACTGGAAAAGCTAAAACTTCATCTG ACTCTAATAATGCAGGTGTTGAAGAAGGCTGGGCGACCATCAGAACGACTTGTAACTCATGAGAATTGCAGGTTTAAGAAGGCAATGCATCATGAGTGTGTGCATGTCCAGGAGTTAACTGATGCTGCTGGAACTGAAGAAGCAGAAGCAGACGCAGAGTATGATAATGCTGTCAAGGAAGCCATTGTAGGCGTGCAGGAGGCTGTCATTTCTATAAATGAACACTTGGAAGAAGTTAGGTATGAAATTGCTGCCCTTGAATCTGACTGA